A window of Oxobacter pfennigii contains these coding sequences:
- a CDS encoding aspartate aminotransferase family protein: MSYIGPENILSIRQQYFFPATSHFYKNPPQIVKGFMQYLYDQDNKKYTDFYGGVSVMNCGHSNPEIINETAEQLKDLQHTTTLFFTQPMALLAEELAKILPGDIKRTFFCVTGSEANEGAMALARLHTKKNGFIALNGGLHGRTHLTLSVTGIPMWRLDDNLMKDNIFFIDRPYSPDESYEKAMEKSLEQLKKVLEEHGNNIAAMILEPIQGNGGIIMYPLNYLKEVKRLLEKHGVLLIIDEVQTGYGRTGKMFCIEHYDVVPDIIVTAKALGNGIPISTFSTTDEIAQSFNKPSASTFGGNPVAATTALNVLKYIKSHDLISRAEKLGKILKQQLEEIPSPYIQEVRGIGLMIGVQIHAVDENQPSHAITDVILEEMKDLGFLIGKNGLDRDVLAFQPPLVVTEEDINEVVAALKKVLAKLS; this comes from the coding sequence ATGAGTTACATAGGACCGGAAAATATACTATCCATTAGGCAGCAGTACTTCTTTCCTGCGACTTCCCATTTCTATAAAAACCCTCCTCAGATAGTGAAGGGTTTTATGCAGTATCTTTACGACCAGGATAATAAGAAATATACGGACTTTTACGGCGGTGTATCCGTAATGAACTGTGGCCACTCAAACCCTGAAATAATTAATGAAACTGCAGAACAGTTAAAGGACTTGCAGCATACCACCACATTATTTTTTACCCAGCCTATGGCTTTATTGGCTGAGGAACTGGCAAAAATACTTCCTGGAGATATTAAGAGGACTTTTTTTTGCGTTACAGGCTCTGAGGCTAACGAAGGAGCCATGGCGCTAGCTAGGCTTCATACCAAGAAGAATGGATTTATAGCATTAAACGGCGGCCTTCATGGCAGAACCCATTTAACATTGAGCGTCACCGGCATCCCCATGTGGAGGCTGGATGATAACCTGATGAAGGATAATATTTTCTTTATTGACAGGCCTTACTCTCCCGATGAAAGCTATGAAAAAGCCATGGAGAAATCGTTAGAGCAGCTGAAAAAGGTTTTAGAAGAGCATGGTAACAATATTGCCGCAATGATTTTAGAGCCAATACAGGGCAACGGCGGAATCATTATGTATCCTTTAAATTATTTAAAGGAAGTTAAAAGACTTTTGGAAAAGCATGGTGTATTGTTAATCATCGATGAAGTGCAGACAGGTTATGGCCGCACAGGCAAAATGTTTTGCATAGAGCATTATGATGTGGTGCCGGATATAATTGTTACTGCCAAAGCACTGGGAAACGGAATCCCTATTTCCACATTTTCAACTACCGATGAAATTGCTCAATCATTTAACAAGCCTTCGGCTTCTACCTTTGGGGGAAATCCCGTGGCTGCTACTACAGCATTAAACGTGTTAAAATACATAAAAAGCCACGACCTTATCAGCAGAGCTGAAAAATTAGGTAAAATTTTAAAGCAGCAATTAGAGGAAATACCCTCTCCTTATATACAGGAAGTAAGAGGGATTGGATTGATGATAGGCGTTCAGATTCATGCTGTTGATGAAAACCAGCCTTCTCATGCAATAACGGATGTGATTTTGGAGGAAATGAAGGATTTAGGCTTCTTAATCGGTAAAAACGGTCTCGACAGAGATGTTTTGGCTTTCCAGCCGCCTCTTGTTGTTACAGAGGAAGATATAAACGAAGTCGTTGCTGCTTTAAAAAAAGTATTGGCAAAATTATCATAA